In Tessaracoccus flavus, the following are encoded in one genomic region:
- a CDS encoding aldolase/citrate lyase family protein, with the protein MTMTLMYITKDPVVAKIAEDGGVDWVFVDLEIHGKMARQGHLDTVISDHTFEDVRAVAEVLTTSQLLVRVNPVHEGSAEEIDTVIAAGAQILMLPYFTHRGEVAEFISLISGRAQVCLLLETPGAVEASATGCSSCLSSSPTAPSRASAVA; encoded by the coding sequence ATGACAATGACGCTCATGTACATCACCAAAGATCCGGTTGTGGCCAAGATCGCCGAAGACGGCGGGGTCGACTGGGTATTCGTCGACTTGGAGATCCACGGGAAGATGGCGCGCCAGGGGCACCTGGACACCGTCATCTCGGATCACACGTTCGAGGACGTCCGGGCAGTGGCCGAGGTGTTGACCACGTCTCAGCTCCTGGTGCGGGTGAACCCCGTCCACGAGGGATCTGCGGAGGAGATCGACACGGTCATCGCCGCCGGGGCGCAGATCCTGATGCTGCCGTACTTCACCCACCGCGGCGAGGTCGCCGAGTTCATCAGCCTCATCAGCGGACGCGCCCAGGTGTGCCTCCTCCTGGAGACGCCGGGGGCGGTCGAGGCCTCGGCTACGGGATGCAGTTCATGTTTGAGCTCCTCACCGACGGCACCGTCGAGAGCCTCTGCCGTCGCCTGA
- a CDS encoding polysaccharide biosynthesis tyrosine autokinase: protein MGLEQMWGLLRRGWLVIVASLAVGLALAFALSLTQPVLYSATSAGYVVAGNSATVGDAFAGSTLAAEKAGTYLPLVQSRSVANRIAEELALPSTGPVVGNLEGSVDGVIFRIRATADSPELAASLADAAIRATSVEANALETLTITGESSGQTVVRIVPVELAQTPTTPVSPNYVRNLALGAALGLLLGLGIVVGRQSFDRRIRRAHEAEEVAETSSLGIVPAAAELAGESALVTGSSAAAEAIRQIRTNLRFVSVDNPAKSIVITSSNEGEGKSTLAANIAAMFADAGEPTVLIDADLRRPVQAERLGLDGAVGLSQVLAGTIKLSDAMQATDHKHLQVLPAGRIPPNPAEMVGSSRMRSLIEHLSKAHMVIIDAPPLLPVTDATLLSASADGAVVVVQSGTTRREQLEVAAHKLRQVDGNLLGVVLNKVAKKDLGEATFGYGYGSYTSKYYRTDEAQKPHRRERARRVTKLVETDDQAAELAEPRRPVA, encoded by the coding sequence GTGGGACTGGAACAGATGTGGGGCTTGCTGCGCCGTGGATGGTTGGTGATCGTCGCGTCGCTGGCCGTGGGCCTGGCACTCGCCTTTGCCCTCTCCCTCACGCAACCGGTCCTCTACTCGGCGACGTCTGCGGGCTACGTGGTCGCCGGCAACTCGGCAACGGTAGGTGACGCCTTCGCGGGCAGCACCCTGGCAGCCGAGAAGGCCGGCACGTACCTCCCCCTGGTGCAGAGCCGCTCAGTGGCCAACCGGATCGCGGAGGAGTTGGCGCTCCCGTCAACGGGCCCGGTGGTCGGGAACCTGGAGGGCTCCGTCGACGGAGTGATCTTCCGCATCAGGGCCACCGCCGACTCCCCCGAGCTTGCCGCGTCGCTCGCCGATGCCGCCATCCGCGCGACCTCGGTGGAGGCCAACGCGCTGGAGACCCTGACCATCACCGGCGAGAGCTCCGGCCAGACCGTCGTGAGGATCGTCCCCGTCGAGCTGGCCCAGACGCCCACCACCCCCGTCTCCCCCAACTACGTCCGCAACCTGGCCCTGGGCGCCGCGCTGGGCCTGCTGCTCGGTCTGGGCATCGTGGTCGGTCGCCAGAGCTTCGACCGGCGGATCCGGCGCGCCCACGAGGCGGAAGAGGTGGCCGAGACCAGCTCGCTGGGGATCGTGCCCGCGGCCGCCGAGCTCGCCGGGGAGAGCGCCCTGGTCACCGGCAGCAGTGCCGCCGCCGAGGCCATCCGTCAGATCCGCACGAACCTCCGCTTCGTCAGCGTCGACAACCCCGCGAAGAGCATCGTCATCACCTCGTCCAACGAGGGCGAGGGCAAGTCCACGCTCGCGGCCAACATCGCGGCCATGTTCGCGGACGCCGGCGAACCCACCGTCCTGATCGACGCCGACCTCCGAAGGCCGGTTCAGGCGGAGCGCCTCGGGCTCGATGGCGCCGTCGGCCTCAGCCAGGTCCTCGCCGGCACCATCAAGCTGAGCGACGCCATGCAGGCCACCGACCACAAGCACCTGCAGGTCCTGCCGGCAGGGCGGATTCCGCCGAACCCGGCGGAGATGGTTGGCTCCAGCCGCATGAGGAGCCTCATCGAGCACCTCAGCAAGGCTCACATGGTCATCATCGACGCCCCGCCGCTCCTGCCGGTCACCGACGCTACCCTCCTGAGCGCCTCAGCCGACGGCGCCGTGGTGGTTGTGCAGTCCGGGACCACGCGACGCGAACAGCTGGAGGTCGCGGCCCACAAGCTGCGCCAGGTGGACGGGAACCTGCTGGGTGTCGTGCTCAACAAGGTGGCCAAGAAGGACCTCGGCGAGGCGACCTTCGGCTACGGCTACGGCAGCTACACGTCGAAGTACTACCGCACCGACGAGGCTCAGAAACCGCATCGTCGGGAGCGGGCACGTCGGGTGACGAAGCTCGTGGAGACCGACGATCAAGCCGCGGAGTTGGCCGAGCCGAGGCGTCCGGTTGCGTGA
- a CDS encoding PqqD family protein, producing the protein MTTLYAQSTPIDALEVGGESLVLLPPDRLVRLSPIGTAIFAAAASPCSAETIAALVGEQFGPPEDGDTVAAVRQFCADLVEAGVLGVVDG; encoded by the coding sequence ATGACCACGCTGTACGCCCAATCGACACCCATCGACGCCCTGGAGGTGGGCGGCGAGTCTCTCGTCCTGCTCCCGCCCGACCGGCTGGTCCGGCTGTCGCCGATCGGCACGGCCATCTTCGCGGCTGCGGCGAGCCCCTGCTCGGCTGAGACGATCGCCGCGCTCGTCGGTGAGCAGTTCGGGCCACCTGAGGATGGCGACACGGTGGCCGCGGTCCGCCAGTTCTGTGCCGATTTGGTCGAGGCAGGGGTGCTGGGGGTCGTCGATGGCTGA
- a CDS encoding nucleotidyltransferase family protein has product MAELPTLPIPLRVHLAHATVQAIADEASADVLHIKGPAVAPALRPEGRSSADADVLIRPAHLHRLLSGLRRHGWHQVTGLHSTDLIRHSTNWYHPQLGQLDVHVRFPGIQAPAERAFDVLWRERGQQNVAGRPCVVPSVTGQRLILLLHAARSLQANAADIRAAWRTASDAERGQTLALARELQAEVALASATGDLDQYRDRPEYALWQLYAENRTTTTGFRRIAAELKAAPADLRFVRLRLGWYAAGVVVRTPQRLTADLARRPTLREVAAAYGQLVRRGRDLVVRRRPVRRDRP; this is encoded by the coding sequence ATGGCTGAACTGCCGACTCTCCCCATCCCGCTGAGGGTTCACCTCGCGCACGCCACAGTGCAGGCGATCGCGGACGAGGCCAGTGCAGACGTCCTGCACATCAAGGGGCCCGCGGTGGCCCCGGCACTCCGGCCCGAGGGGCGATCCAGCGCCGACGCGGACGTCCTCATCCGCCCGGCCCACCTGCATCGCCTCCTGTCCGGGCTGCGGCGACACGGCTGGCACCAGGTGACCGGGCTGCACAGCACCGATCTGATCCGGCACTCGACCAACTGGTACCACCCGCAGTTGGGTCAGCTCGACGTCCACGTCCGGTTCCCCGGGATCCAGGCGCCAGCGGAGCGGGCCTTCGACGTGCTGTGGCGGGAACGCGGCCAGCAGAACGTCGCCGGCAGGCCGTGCGTCGTGCCCAGCGTCACTGGACAGCGGCTCATCCTTCTCCTGCACGCTGCGCGCAGCCTTCAGGCCAACGCCGCCGACATCCGGGCCGCCTGGCGGACAGCCTCCGACGCCGAGCGCGGCCAGACGCTGGCCCTGGCACGCGAGCTCCAGGCAGAGGTGGCCCTCGCGTCGGCGACGGGCGACCTCGACCAGTACCGCGATCGGCCCGAGTACGCCCTCTGGCAGTTGTATGCGGAGAACCGCACCACGACGACCGGGTTCAGGAGGATCGCGGCGGAATTGAAGGCTGCCCCGGCCGATTTGCGCTTCGTGCGGCTACGCCTGGGTTGGTACGCGGCCGGAGTCGTGGTCCGGACGCCCCAGCGCCTCACCGCCGACTTGGCGCGCAGGCCGACGCTACGGGAGGTCGCGGCGGCCTACGGCCAGCTCGTGAGGCGTGGAAGGGACCTCGTCGTGCGCAGGCGTCCGGTTAGACGAGACCGTCCATGA
- a CDS encoding PqqD family protein — protein sequence MTSERSHAAYRAPDNVAWIDGAALDMGEELYLTRMPDGHSVLLAGSARLIWLVAAEGGDVLPGVAELVGMPPSEIADDVAQFLDDLVSRGLLTRDHRPSRNRGEQIPMQPTLGGGAPCGGVCN from the coding sequence ATGACGAGCGAGCGCAGCCACGCGGCCTACAGGGCCCCCGACAACGTGGCATGGATCGATGGCGCCGCCTTGGACATGGGCGAGGAGCTCTACCTGACCAGGATGCCGGACGGCCATTCGGTCCTTCTCGCAGGCAGCGCCCGCCTGATCTGGTTGGTCGCGGCCGAGGGCGGAGACGTGCTGCCCGGTGTCGCAGAACTCGTCGGTATGCCGCCCTCGGAGATAGCCGACGACGTCGCGCAGTTCCTCGATGATCTGGTCTCACGAGGGTTGTTGACCCGCGACCATCGCCCCTCACGAAACCGTGGAGAGCAGATACCGATGCAGCCCACGCTGGGAGGAGGGGCGCCATGCGGGGGAGTGTGCAACTGA
- a CDS encoding endonuclease/exonuclease/phosphatase family protein — MRGSVQLIAWLLLLAAGALAVLHLLPRSQLLSKTVVVAASLIPYGLPLAIIGLLLLAVTGSRPLALVLAGAVLLAHILIARPYWPARAPTPPEEPITVMTMNMRCNSPGAEDLARLLRESAPDVAVINGLDPRSRDDIIGELAERYPTAEFVPLPTYPVCGTVLLTHLPFDGWVAGQRHPTALLRAPGFEFALVAVDFPTPTHGLGPWLDAFDGLIEDMPSHTGRSVVAIGDFNAVPEHEPMRRLRKETALRNAVLESGLGWLPTFPDDRAYPPLVALDHALVTPDLVASSAWTASVPGQAHRALLLTVGPT, encoded by the coding sequence ATGCGGGGGAGTGTGCAACTGATCGCGTGGCTGCTGCTTCTCGCGGCTGGGGCGCTCGCCGTGCTGCACCTGTTGCCTCGCTCGCAGCTACTCAGCAAGACGGTCGTCGTCGCGGCATCGTTGATACCTTACGGCCTGCCACTCGCCATCATCGGGCTCCTGCTGCTGGCAGTGACCGGTTCGCGGCCTCTGGCCCTTGTGTTGGCGGGTGCCGTCCTGCTGGCGCACATTCTCATCGCCCGGCCCTACTGGCCCGCTCGGGCCCCCACGCCGCCGGAGGAGCCGATCACGGTGATGACCATGAACATGCGCTGCAACTCCCCGGGCGCGGAGGATCTCGCGAGGCTTCTGCGGGAGTCCGCCCCCGACGTTGCCGTGATCAACGGGTTGGACCCCAGATCCCGCGATGACATCATCGGTGAGCTGGCTGAACGCTATCCCACGGCGGAGTTCGTCCCCCTTCCCACGTACCCCGTCTGCGGCACAGTCCTGTTAACCCATCTGCCGTTCGATGGGTGGGTAGCTGGGCAGCGGCATCCGACCGCGCTGTTGCGGGCGCCGGGGTTCGAGTTCGCGCTGGTCGCCGTCGACTTTCCCACACCCACCCATGGCCTGGGGCCCTGGCTGGACGCCTTCGACGGGTTGATCGAGGACATGCCCTCACACACGGGTCGGTCTGTGGTGGCCATTGGCGACTTCAACGCTGTGCCCGAGCATGAACCCATGCGGCGGTTGCGGAAGGAGACGGCGCTGCGGAACGCCGTCCTCGAGTCGGGGTTGGGATGGTTGCCGACGTTCCCCGACGACAGGGCATACCCTCCACTGGTCGCATTGGATCACGCGCTGGTAACCCCGGACTTGGTGGCGTCGTCGGCGTGGACGGCGTCGGTGCCAGGGCAGGCGCATCGGGCGTTGCTCTTGACGGTTGGCCCCACGTGA
- a CDS encoding low molecular weight phosphatase family protein: protein MTARHGPYTVLFVCTANICRSAYAEAAARASATEEIAFMSAGTHALVGEGMDPPMAAELRGIGDAAAHRAQQLALPLAQEADLILTMGAQHRRYILDEWPALAHKTFVIGHAARVLAELPPEVSLEGVADHLWRNRTVQKGDEVADPYRRGPEAASVAARQIDANLAVIVEALSRLSLASRHRP, encoded by the coding sequence GTGACGGCGCGGCACGGGCCTTACACGGTGCTGTTCGTCTGCACGGCCAACATTTGCCGGTCGGCGTACGCGGAGGCCGCGGCCCGGGCATCCGCCACGGAGGAGATAGCGTTCATGTCGGCGGGCACCCATGCCCTCGTCGGCGAGGGGATGGACCCGCCCATGGCGGCCGAGCTTCGGGGGATCGGCGACGCGGCCGCCCACCGGGCCCAACAACTGGCGCTCCCGCTGGCGCAGGAGGCAGATCTGATCCTCACCATGGGGGCGCAGCATCGTCGATACATCCTCGACGAGTGGCCGGCACTGGCCCACAAGACGTTCGTCATCGGGCACGCGGCGCGGGTGCTGGCCGAACTGCCCCCTGAGGTTTCCCTGGAGGGGGTGGCGGACCACCTGTGGCGAAACCGGACTGTCCAGAAGGGAGACGAGGTGGCCGACCCGTATCGCCGGGGGCCCGAAGCAGCGTCAGTGGCAGCGCGCCAGATCGACGCGAACTTGGCCGTGATTGTGGAGGCGCTGTCGCGGCTGAGCCTGGCCTCCCGCCACAGGCCCTAG
- a CDS encoding helix-turn-helix domain-containing protein codes for MGRPPVIPVEKKTRIVLSILAGEMTIAEAARREKVSEQSIGRWKADFLEAGKAGLAAGRSGPSTREQQLEAEVTELTQALGEAAVEIRVWKKSAEGRLGPSRTSR; via the coding sequence ATGGGAAGACCACCAGTGATTCCGGTGGAGAAGAAGACCAGGATTGTGTTGAGCATCTTGGCTGGAGAGATGACGATCGCTGAGGCCGCTCGGCGGGAGAAGGTCAGTGAGCAGTCGATCGGTCGGTGGAAGGCTGACTTCCTCGAAGCGGGCAAGGCTGGGCTGGCGGCGGGTAGGTCTGGGCCCTCGACCCGGGAGCAGCAGTTGGAGGCGGAGGTCACTGAGCTGACTCAGGCGTTGGGTGAGGCCGCTGTCGAGATTCGGGTGTGGAAGAAGTCGGCGGAGGGCAGGTTGGGCCCTTCGAGGACCTCGAGGTGA
- a CDS encoding integrase core domain-containing protein → MSTARFVKLIDMPERTWRRWQAKARQDRRPKGPWPQPARTAARDLVVGHALAKPAWGHRKIWALTRHAGHEVSQATVLRLLRDEGLLLASEYQKQRRDLAADRRAAFAKTPDGPNQVWQLDFSEFETTSGGTWRIAGCRDWYSKYEHPWHVSPTGNKHDAIAAVELALADYEALFGHPLAEACPIDEVTGEVLPVVTIVTDNGGPFRSLDFELFITSHPELQHVRTRVKSPGQNGSRERGFGTLKYERLFLDEIADALTLVERAEDYRIEYNTQRPHEAIAWNRPLEVHLGRASTTTPTFEQEEILPTT, encoded by the coding sequence ATGTCGACCGCGAGGTTCGTGAAGCTGATCGACATGCCCGAACGCACGTGGCGCCGGTGGCAGGCCAAGGCCCGTCAGGATCGCCGTCCGAAGGGGCCGTGGCCCCAGCCGGCTCGTACGGCTGCGCGGGATCTGGTGGTGGGTCATGCGCTGGCTAAGCCGGCGTGGGGGCATCGCAAGATTTGGGCGTTGACCCGTCACGCCGGACACGAGGTCTCTCAGGCGACCGTGCTGCGGCTGCTGCGTGACGAGGGCCTGCTACTGGCCTCGGAATACCAGAAGCAGCGCCGTGACCTCGCCGCTGACCGGAGGGCCGCGTTCGCGAAGACCCCTGATGGCCCGAACCAGGTGTGGCAGTTGGACTTCTCCGAGTTCGAGACCACCTCGGGTGGGACGTGGCGGATCGCAGGATGCCGGGATTGGTACTCGAAGTATGAGCACCCGTGGCATGTCTCACCCACCGGGAACAAGCACGACGCGATCGCCGCGGTCGAGCTCGCGTTGGCTGACTACGAGGCCCTGTTCGGACACCCGTTGGCCGAGGCCTGCCCTATCGATGAGGTCACTGGGGAAGTGCTGCCCGTGGTCACTATCGTCACCGACAACGGTGGCCCGTTCAGGTCGTTGGACTTCGAGTTGTTCATCACCTCGCACCCCGAACTCCAACACGTCCGGACCAGGGTCAAGAGCCCCGGGCAGAACGGCTCACGCGAACGCGGGTTCGGGACATTGAAGTACGAACGCTTGTTCCTCGACGAGATCGCCGACGCGCTCACCCTGGTCGAACGAGCCGAGGACTACCGCATCGAATACAACACCCAGCGCCCCCACGAAGCGATCGCCTGGAACCGGCCCCTCGAGGTCCACCTCGGCCGCGCCAGCACGACAACACCCACCTTTGAACAAGAAGAAATCCTGCCAACTACTTGA
- a CDS encoding glycosyltransferase family 2 protein translates to MEQLGIVYLNTPAGRELSVVPIERPDVSVIVPIYNAEKYLSDTLKSLTAQTLDTLEIILVDDNSTDSSPIICKKFADVDKRIRIFTNTTQMGVSASRNLGLRHARGAYFAFVDSDDIVHEEMYMRLFKTAVAADADIVISNLRVVHDGGSRQVVTYNRHPKNVQLGRHYLMTNVIAPLVGIKIDPSLFVGNSACDKLFRASNARNGGITFDEGRLRFEDRLFVVEFLATAKSVTFVDEAFYSYIRRPKSLQTRYNPGELDAVISNQLRYRELFEKDFDFDSPMAVQYRVSAITDVIFSTLSHSRGHSEANKRTTEVLCNPHVVEWYSKLQPPGATPFYRVVRRCINSNHYTLAHLLFQAKFLPVRLKLLARRLAVRTGMMPQSVA, encoded by the coding sequence TTGGAACAATTGGGGATTGTCTACCTCAACACGCCTGCAGGAAGAGAGCTGAGTGTGGTGCCAATTGAACGACCGGATGTCTCTGTGATTGTTCCGATTTATAACGCAGAGAAGTATCTGTCGGACACATTGAAGAGCCTCACTGCCCAAACACTAGACACACTCGAAATCATCCTGGTCGACGATAATTCGACGGATTCCAGCCCAATCATCTGCAAGAAGTTCGCAGATGTGGACAAGAGAATCCGAATCTTCACGAATACGACCCAGATGGGCGTCTCCGCATCTCGGAATCTGGGCTTGCGTCATGCGCGGGGGGCATATTTCGCCTTCGTTGACAGCGATGACATCGTCCACGAAGAGATGTATATGCGCCTATTCAAAACTGCGGTGGCGGCCGACGCCGATATCGTGATTTCAAATCTGCGCGTCGTACACGACGGTGGGTCTCGCCAAGTTGTGACCTACAATCGCCATCCCAAGAATGTACAACTGGGACGGCACTATTTGATGACGAACGTTATCGCACCGCTTGTAGGCATCAAAATCGACCCTTCACTGTTCGTTGGCAACTCTGCATGTGATAAGCTCTTCCGCGCCAGCAACGCCAGAAATGGTGGTATCACGTTCGACGAGGGACGGCTTAGGTTCGAAGACCGACTCTTTGTGGTCGAGTTCCTCGCCACAGCGAAGAGCGTGACCTTCGTTGACGAGGCCTTCTATAGCTATATCCGGCGACCGAAATCCCTGCAAACGCGCTACAACCCAGGCGAGCTAGACGCCGTCATATCTAACCAACTCCGGTATCGTGAGTTATTTGAGAAAGACTTTGATTTCGATAGCCCAATGGCGGTTCAATATCGAGTCTCGGCAATCACAGATGTGATATTTTCGACGCTCTCCCACAGCCGCGGTCATTCAGAGGCCAACAAGCGAACGACTGAGGTGCTCTGCAATCCCCATGTCGTAGAGTGGTATTCAAAGCTTCAACCTCCTGGAGCCACTCCCTTCTATCGGGTCGTCAGGCGGTGCATCAACTCGAACCACTACACACTCGCCCATCTTCTGTTCCAAGCGAAGTTCCTGCCCGTTCGGCTGAAGCTCTTGGCCCGCCGTCTCGCGGTCCGCACGGGAATGATGCCGCAGTCTGTCGCATGA
- a CDS encoding IS256 family transposase translates to MPQEPADLGPDQREAIAHMVRQAKDAGIALTGPDGLLKALTAQIVEAALDEELNEHLGYDKHNPIGRGSGNSRNGTRAKTVLTDTVGAIDIQVPRDRNGTFEPQLVKKRQRRLSDMDAMVLSLFAKGLTTGEIAAHFAEVYGTSVSKDTISRITDRVVDEMTTWMARPLERIYAAIFIDAIVVKVRDGQVRNQPYYAAIGVDLDGHKDILGIWPGNGDGESAKFWFACLTELKNRGVQDVFFIVCDGLKGRPDSIGNVFPQAKVQTCLLHLLRNSFSYASKRHWPEIAVNLKPVYEAATAADAQRAFEEFAEKWGKAYPAMIRLWRSAWAEFVPFLDYDLEIRKVLCSTNAIESLNARFRRAVRARGHFPNEQAALKTLYLTVRSLDPKGTGQTRWGMRWKPALNAFAITFADRMPTTQNQ, encoded by the coding sequence ATGCCGCAGGAGCCGGCTGATCTGGGTCCAGATCAGCGGGAAGCGATCGCGCACATGGTGCGCCAGGCCAAGGACGCCGGGATCGCGTTGACCGGCCCCGATGGTCTGCTCAAAGCGTTGACCGCGCAGATCGTCGAGGCCGCCCTTGACGAAGAGCTCAACGAGCACCTGGGCTACGACAAGCACAACCCGATCGGCCGCGGCAGCGGGAACTCCCGCAACGGGACCCGGGCCAAGACCGTGCTCACCGACACCGTGGGTGCCATTGACATCCAAGTCCCGCGGGACCGCAACGGCACCTTCGAACCCCAGCTGGTCAAGAAACGTCAACGGCGATTGTCGGACATGGACGCGATGGTGTTGAGCCTGTTCGCCAAGGGATTGACCACCGGGGAAATCGCCGCCCACTTCGCCGAGGTCTATGGCACCAGCGTGAGCAAGGACACCATCAGTCGCATCACCGACCGGGTCGTCGACGAGATGACCACCTGGATGGCGCGGCCGCTGGAACGCATCTATGCGGCGATCTTCATCGACGCGATCGTGGTCAAGGTCCGTGACGGGCAGGTCCGCAACCAGCCGTACTACGCCGCGATCGGGGTCGACCTGGACGGGCACAAGGACATCCTGGGCATCTGGCCCGGCAACGGCGACGGGGAGTCGGCGAAGTTCTGGTTCGCGTGCCTGACCGAGCTGAAGAACCGCGGCGTCCAGGATGTGTTCTTCATCGTCTGTGACGGGCTCAAGGGTCGGCCCGACAGCATCGGCAACGTGTTCCCTCAGGCGAAGGTCCAGACCTGTTTGCTCCATCTCCTGCGCAACAGTTTCTCGTATGCGTCGAAGCGGCACTGGCCCGAAATCGCAGTCAACCTGAAACCCGTCTACGAAGCCGCCACCGCAGCCGATGCGCAGCGGGCGTTCGAGGAGTTCGCCGAGAAGTGGGGCAAGGCCTACCCGGCCATGATCCGGCTCTGGCGAAGCGCCTGGGCCGAGTTCGTGCCGTTCCTGGACTACGACCTCGAGATCCGCAAGGTACTGTGCTCCACCAACGCGATCGAGAGCCTCAACGCCCGCTTCCGGCGGGCGGTGAGGGCACGGGGACACTTCCCCAACGAGCAAGCCGCCCTGAAGACCCTGTACCTGACCGTGAGATCCTTGGACCCCAAAGGCACCGGCCAGACCCGCTGGGGCATGCGCTGGAAGCCCGCCCTCAACGCCTTCGCCATCACCTTCGCAGACCGCATGCCCACAACCCAGAACCAATAA
- a CDS encoding polysaccharide pyruvyl transferase family protein, which yields MSSTKTRSLRIYVHAYWQQNLGDDLFVKVLCERYPEVLFYGACSRRKSRAFEALDNFRRVPRLARVDRILSRLSLGPLLGPALERLYKARSDAVVNIGGSIFIEREGWRQRMPAMRARFGSGKQTYVVGSNFGPYEDPHFLDEYKALLRGGADVCFRDKVSAELFEELPNCRYAPDVILSMDPGETADHGTAVISVIDLETRPSLREHSNAYTTKLSEVALACIAAGLDVVLMSFCRSEQDVAAAKRLSQELDKAGASVRSYTYDGDLLAALTLLSTASVIIGTRFHAVILAWVFGKRVLPISYSPKTEHVLRDLAFPGEWINLEEIAELDVANSVSELLRSAPFAVGELRAMAEQQFAGLDAFVAQPLGSRSGG from the coding sequence ATGAGTTCGACGAAGACCAGATCGCTGAGAATCTACGTGCACGCCTACTGGCAGCAGAACCTCGGCGATGACCTTTTCGTCAAAGTGTTATGCGAACGCTATCCCGAAGTGCTCTTTTATGGTGCCTGCAGTCGGCGAAAGTCCCGAGCGTTTGAGGCGCTTGACAACTTCCGAAGAGTTCCGCGGTTGGCACGCGTGGACCGAATCCTGAGCCGATTGTCCCTGGGGCCTCTTTTGGGGCCTGCGCTCGAGCGCCTGTACAAGGCTCGCAGCGACGCGGTCGTCAACATCGGCGGATCGATCTTCATAGAGCGGGAAGGATGGCGGCAACGCATGCCCGCAATGCGCGCTCGCTTCGGATCCGGCAAACAGACTTACGTCGTCGGGTCAAATTTCGGACCCTATGAGGATCCTCATTTCCTGGATGAATACAAGGCTCTCTTGAGAGGAGGTGCTGACGTATGCTTCAGGGATAAAGTGTCCGCCGAACTTTTTGAGGAGTTGCCGAACTGTCGGTATGCGCCCGATGTGATTCTTTCCATGGATCCGGGCGAGACGGCTGATCACGGAACTGCTGTTATTTCGGTCATCGACCTAGAAACACGTCCAAGTCTTCGCGAACACTCGAATGCCTACACGACCAAATTGTCGGAGGTTGCACTCGCCTGCATCGCAGCAGGATTGGATGTGGTGCTGATGAGTTTCTGCCGTAGTGAGCAAGACGTGGCGGCCGCCAAACGTCTGAGCCAAGAACTCGACAAGGCCGGAGCCAGCGTCCGATCGTACACTTACGACGGGGATCTGCTCGCTGCGCTGACCCTGCTGTCGACTGCCAGCGTAATCATTGGAACGCGCTTTCACGCCGTCATTCTTGCTTGGGTCTTTGGGAAAAGGGTTCTTCCGATCTCCTACTCACCAAAGACGGAACATGTCCTTCGCGACCTTGCCTTTCCGGGTGAGTGGATCAACCTCGAGGAGATTGCTGAGCTTGACGTCGCTAACAGCGTGAGCGAACTCCTAAGAAGCGCCCCCTTCGCCGTCGGCGAACTTCGCGCGATGGCCGAGCAGCAATTTGCAGGGCTGGATGCCTTCGTGGCCCAGCCCCTCGGGTCAAGAAGCGGAGGTTGA